A stretch of the Vitis riparia cultivar Riparia Gloire de Montpellier isolate 1030 chromosome 13, EGFV_Vit.rip_1.0, whole genome shotgun sequence genome encodes the following:
- the LOC117928010 gene encoding ubiquitin-like-specific protease 1 isoform X1, with protein sequence MKTRSSRERKPSKFKVSPFVHKLRKMVKHEASEQMILCGSPHPFFDRKTSIVSKYISELDDCEKLFIPMHDDCPGHWYLCIIDFKDFDIQILDSLRSKSRDEFRFKSVKKVVEFCQTFFKLYDIGKDVFQFSIDWAPSIPTQDNGWDCGVHVIRHMQRFKNGDSMTRSDFCNSVKIRREIACDLVLHEGNREKQTIVAIVCTKTSTRAMKKLLL encoded by the exons atgaaaacacGTTCATCAAGGGAGAGGAAACCAAGTAAATTCAAGGTCTCCCCGTTTGTACACAAATTAAGGAAGATGGTAAAACACGAAGCATCAGAG cAAATGATTTTGTGCGGGAGTCCTCATCCTTTTTTCGATAGAAAAACATCCATCGTGAGTAAGTACATTAGCGAATTGGATGATTGCGAGAAG CTATTTATTCCAATGCATGACGATTGCCCTGGTCATTGGTATCTGTGCATCATTGACTTCAAAGACTTTgatatccaaattttggattcattacgATCGAAGAGTCGGGACGAGTTCCGGTTTAAGAGTGTGAAAAAAGTG gttgaattttgtCAAACGTTCTTCAAACTGTATGACATAGGGAAAGATGTCTTCCAATTCTCCATTGATTGGGCTCCTTCGATTCCAACCCAAGATAATGG gtGGGACTGTGGAGTGCATGTCATTAGACATATGCAGAGATTCAAAAATGGTGATTCGATGACGAGATCCGACTTTTGTAATTCCGTTAAAATACGTCGAGAAATAGCATGTGATTTAGTTTTACACGagggaaatagagaaaaacaaaccattgtGGCTATTGTTTGTACAAAGACGTCGACACgagcaatgaaaaaattattattatga
- the LOC117928010 gene encoding uncharacterized protein LOC117928010 isoform X2 — MKTRSSRERKPSKFKVSPFVHKLRKMVKHEASEQMILCGSPHPFFDRKTSIVSKYISELDDCEKLFIPMHDDCPGHWYLCIIDFKDFDIQILDSLRSKSRDEFRFKSVKKVGKMSSNSPLIGLLRFQPKIMGGTVECMSLDICRDSKMVIR, encoded by the exons atgaaaacacGTTCATCAAGGGAGAGGAAACCAAGTAAATTCAAGGTCTCCCCGTTTGTACACAAATTAAGGAAGATGGTAAAACACGAAGCATCAGAG cAAATGATTTTGTGCGGGAGTCCTCATCCTTTTTTCGATAGAAAAACATCCATCGTGAGTAAGTACATTAGCGAATTGGATGATTGCGAGAAG CTATTTATTCCAATGCATGACGATTGCCCTGGTCATTGGTATCTGTGCATCATTGACTTCAAAGACTTTgatatccaaattttggattcattacgATCGAAGAGTCGGGACGAGTTCCGGTTTAAGAGTGTGAAAAAAGTG GGAAAGATGTCTTCCAATTCTCCATTGATTGGGCTCCTTCGATTCCAACCCAAGATAATGG gtGGGACTGTGGAGTGCATGTCATTAGACATATGCAGAGATTCAAAAATGGTGATTCGATGA